Proteins encoded in a region of the Pseudomonas syringae KCTC 12500 genome:
- a CDS encoding alpha/beta hydrolase: MSVTFDPDNLRASLLPLSVIDPLSMEGLAYQRFYGLAGLCGDNVIRSWLGRLDVAGYEVVGQVWLPDSPVATLFLFHGFYDHMGLYRHVIEWALEQGFAVIACDLPGHGLSSGSRACINDFAEYQLVLQRLLLEAEGLGLPHPWHLCGQSMGGAIVTDHLLHQGADSPAQGEVILLAPLVRPRAWGWSRLSYHLLKPFVNGIARRFTENSNAPAFLPFLMADPLQPLRLPTAWVGALAQWIVRVESAPCSLRSPLIIQGEADMTVDWSHNLAILKDKFSQPQILMLGHARHHLANETPELRARYFDFLKGRLR; this comes from the coding sequence ATGTCCGTCACGTTCGACCCCGATAACCTGCGTGCCAGCCTGCTGCCGCTGAGCGTTATTGATCCGCTTTCCATGGAGGGGCTGGCCTATCAGCGCTTCTACGGTCTTGCAGGGCTGTGTGGCGACAACGTCATACGCAGTTGGCTGGGGCGCCTCGATGTGGCGGGCTACGAGGTGGTCGGGCAGGTCTGGCTGCCTGACAGCCCGGTCGCCACGCTGTTTCTGTTTCACGGCTTCTATGACCACATGGGGTTGTACCGGCATGTGATCGAGTGGGCTCTGGAGCAGGGCTTTGCCGTGATCGCCTGCGACCTGCCGGGGCATGGTCTGTCGAGCGGCAGTCGTGCCTGTATCAATGACTTCGCCGAGTACCAGTTGGTGTTGCAACGCCTGCTGCTCGAAGCCGAAGGCCTTGGGCTGCCACATCCCTGGCACCTGTGCGGCCAAAGCATGGGCGGTGCCATCGTGACGGATCACCTGCTTCATCAGGGGGCAGACTCGCCCGCGCAGGGGGAGGTGATCCTGCTGGCGCCGCTGGTCCGGCCGCGTGCGTGGGGCTGGTCGCGTCTGAGTTATCACCTGCTCAAACCGTTCGTGAACGGCATTGCCCGCCGTTTTACCGAAAACTCCAATGCACCCGCGTTCCTGCCTTTTCTGATGGCCGATCCGTTACAGCCGCTGCGACTGCCCACGGCCTGGGTCGGCGCGCTGGCGCAATGGATCGTGCGTGTTGAAAGCGCGCCGTGCAGCCTGCGCAGCCCGCTGATCATTCAGGGTGAGGCGGACATGACGGTCGACTGGTCGCACAATCTGGCGATCCTGAAAGACAAGTTCAGCCAGCCGCAGATTCTGATGCTCGGGCACGCCCGGCATCATCTGGCCAACGAAACGCCAGAGCTGCGGGCTCGGTACTTTGATTTTCTGAAAGGGCGACTTCGTTAG
- the serA gene encoding phosphoglycerate dehydrogenase translates to MSKTSLDKSKIKFLLLEGVHQSAVDVLKAAGYTSIEYHTKSLPEAELKEKIADAHFIGIRSRTQLTEELFDCAKKLVAVGCFCIGTNQVDLNAARERGIAVFNAPYSNTRSVAELVLAEAILLLRGIPEKNASCHRGGWIKSAANSFEIRGKKLGIIGYGSIGTQLSVLAEGLGMQVYFYDTLTKLPLGNATQVSSLNELLGMSDIVTLHVPETSETQWMIGEKEIRAMKKGSILINAARGTVVELDALADAIKDKHLIGAAIDVFPVEPRSNDDIFESPLRGLDNVILTPHIGGSTAEAQANIGLEVAEKLVKYSDNGTSVSSVNFPEVALPAHPGKHRLLHIHENIPGVLSEINKVFAENGINISGQFLQTNEKVGYVVIDVDAEYSDLAQAKLQQIKGTIRSRVLF, encoded by the coding sequence ATGAGCAAGACTTCCCTCGACAAGAGCAAGATCAAGTTCCTTCTTCTCGAAGGCGTCCACCAATCCGCTGTCGACGTCCTCAAGGCAGCCGGTTACACCAGCATCGAGTACCACACCAAGTCTCTGCCGGAAGCCGAACTGAAAGAAAAGATCGCCGACGCCCATTTCATCGGTATCCGCTCCCGTACTCAGCTGACCGAAGAGCTGTTCGATTGCGCCAAGAAACTGGTTGCGGTCGGCTGCTTCTGCATCGGCACCAACCAGGTTGACCTGAACGCGGCGCGCGAGCGCGGTATCGCAGTGTTCAATGCGCCCTACTCCAATACCCGTTCGGTCGCCGAACTGGTGCTGGCCGAAGCCATCCTGCTGCTGCGCGGTATCCCCGAGAAGAACGCTTCCTGCCACCGTGGAGGCTGGATCAAGAGCGCCGCCAACTCCTTCGAGATCCGTGGCAAGAAGCTGGGCATCATCGGTTACGGTTCGATCGGTACGCAGCTGTCGGTGCTGGCTGAAGGTCTGGGCATGCAGGTGTACTTCTACGACACGCTGACCAAACTGCCGCTGGGCAACGCCACTCAGGTGTCGAGCCTGAACGAGCTGCTGGGCATGTCCGATATCGTCACCCTGCACGTTCCGGAAACCTCGGAAACCCAGTGGATGATCGGCGAGAAAGAAATCCGCGCGATGAAAAAGGGCAGCATCCTGATCAACGCCGCGCGTGGCACCGTGGTCGAACTGGACGCACTGGCTGACGCCATCAAGGACAAGCACCTGATCGGCGCCGCCATCGATGTGTTCCCGGTCGAGCCGCGCTCGAACGACGACATCTTCGAAAGCCCGCTGCGCGGTCTGGACAACGTGATCCTGACGCCGCACATCGGTGGCTCGACTGCCGAAGCGCAGGCCAACATCGGTCTGGAAGTGGCGGAAAAACTGGTCAAGTACAGCGACAACGGTACGTCGGTGTCCTCGGTCAACTTCCCGGAAGTGGCGCTGCCTGCGCACCCTGGCAAGCATCGCCTGCTGCACATCCACGAAAACATTCCGGGCGTGCTCAGCGAGATCAACAAGGTCTTCGCCGAGAACGGTATCAACATCTCCGGTCAGTTCCTGCAGACCAACGAGAAAGTCGGCTACGTGGTCATCGACGTCGACGCCGAATACTCCGACCTCGCCCAGGCCAAGCTGCAACAGATCAAAGGCACCATCCGCAGCCGCGTGTTGTTCTGA
- a CDS encoding 2OG-Fe(II) oxygenase, with the protein MHAMRIPSDHPLLLRIVDDLAANGWSQQNIFLPEALTLELEQECRKRAAEGELEPAAIGKGTALEIREGIRGDRIQWLEPGQVQCCDRYLELMDSLRQALNRGLFLGLEDYESHFALYPPGARYLRHVDRFRDDDRRMVSAVLYLNNAWLPEHGGQLRMYLKDEVAYDVQPTGGCLVVFLSGEIPHEVMPASRDRLSLTGWFRRRGNELFQ; encoded by the coding sequence ATGCACGCCATGCGCATACCCTCTGACCACCCACTGCTGTTACGAATCGTCGACGATCTGGCCGCCAACGGCTGGTCGCAGCAGAATATTTTCCTGCCCGAAGCTCTGACTCTGGAACTTGAGCAAGAGTGCCGCAAACGTGCGGCCGAAGGCGAGCTCGAGCCGGCCGCGATTGGCAAGGGAACCGCGCTGGAAATACGCGAGGGGATTCGTGGCGACCGCATTCAGTGGCTTGAGCCGGGGCAGGTGCAGTGCTGCGACCGCTATCTCGAGCTGATGGACAGTTTGCGTCAGGCGCTCAATCGCGGCCTTTTCCTCGGGCTGGAAGATTACGAAAGCCACTTCGCGCTGTATCCGCCGGGTGCCCGCTACCTCAGGCATGTGGACCGATTCCGCGATGACGACAGGCGCATGGTGTCGGCGGTGCTCTACCTCAATAACGCCTGGCTGCCCGAGCACGGCGGTCAGTTGCGCATGTACCTCAAGGACGAGGTGGCTTACGACGTTCAGCCTACGGGCGGCTGCCTGGTGGTCTTTCTGTCCGGCGAAATTCCCCATGAAGTCATGCCCGCCAGTCGTGATCGCCTGTCACTGACGGGATGGTTCAGACGCCGGGGTAACGAGCTGTTCCAGTGA
- a CDS encoding DUF4399 domain-containing protein: protein MKSLFSGTMVAGLLLSASMLASAADIPRTAAPEGAEVYIISPKDGETVTTPFKVQFGLKGMGVAPAGVDVPETGHHHLLIDVKDQPSMNAPLPVSDNIRHFGKGQTETEINLPPGQHTLQLLMGDKGHMPLNPSVESKKITINVK from the coding sequence ATGAAATCCTTATTTTCTGGAACGATGGTCGCCGGCCTGTTGCTCAGCGCATCCATGCTGGCCAGCGCCGCCGATATACCACGCACCGCAGCCCCTGAAGGCGCCGAGGTGTACATCATCTCGCCCAAGGACGGTGAAACGGTCACCACACCGTTCAAGGTGCAATTCGGCCTCAAGGGCATGGGCGTCGCGCCTGCGGGTGTCGATGTTCCCGAGACCGGTCACCATCACCTGCTGATCGACGTGAAGGACCAGCCGTCGATGAATGCACCACTGCCTGTCAGCGACAACATCCGTCACTTCGGCAAGGGCCAGACCGAAACCGAAATCAACCTGCCGCCGGGCCAGCACACCCTGCAATTGCTGATGGGCGATAAAGGCCACATGCCGCTGAACCCATCGGTTGAGTCGAAAAAGATCACCATCAATGTGAAGTAG
- a CDS encoding ABC transporter permease subunit, translating to MNRFRFSNLMLVLGLLFIYAPMVILVIYSFNASQLVTVWGGWSVKWYVGLLDNSQLMGSVMRSLEIACYTAVAAVALGTMAAFVLTRISRFKGRTFFGGLVTAPLVMPEVITGLSLLLLFVAMAQLIGWPQERGIMTIWIAHTTFCAAYVAVVVSARLRELDLSIEEAAMDLGARPWKVFLLITIPMIAPSLAAGGMMSFALSLDDLVLASFVSGPGSTTLPMEVFSAVRLGVKPEINAVASLILLAVSLATFLVWFFTRRAENNRKRAIQQAIEESAADAWKQPDPRRAPAA from the coding sequence ATGAACCGCTTTCGATTCTCGAACCTGATGCTGGTGCTGGGTTTGCTGTTCATCTATGCGCCGATGGTGATTCTGGTCATCTACTCGTTCAACGCTTCGCAACTGGTGACGGTCTGGGGCGGCTGGTCGGTGAAGTGGTACGTCGGCCTGCTGGACAACTCGCAACTGATGGGCTCGGTGATGCGCTCGCTGGAAATCGCCTGCTACACCGCCGTTGCTGCGGTGGCGCTGGGGACCATGGCGGCGTTTGTGCTGACGCGCATCAGCCGCTTCAAAGGCCGCACGTTCTTTGGCGGGCTGGTCACGGCTCCTTTGGTAATGCCGGAAGTGATCACCGGTCTGTCGCTGTTGCTGCTGTTCGTGGCCATGGCGCAATTGATCGGCTGGCCGCAGGAACGCGGCATCATGACCATCTGGATCGCGCACACGACGTTCTGTGCGGCCTACGTGGCGGTGGTGGTGTCGGCGCGCCTGCGTGAGCTGGACCTGTCGATCGAAGAAGCCGCAATGGACCTGGGCGCCCGTCCGTGGAAGGTGTTCTTGCTGATCACCATCCCGATGATCGCGCCATCGCTGGCAGCCGGGGGCATGATGTCCTTCGCGCTGTCGCTGGACGACCTGGTACTCGCCAGCTTCGTCTCCGGGCCCGGCTCGACGACCTTGCCGATGGAAGTGTTCTCTGCCGTGCGCCTGGGTGTGAAGCCTGAAATCAACGCAGTGGCGAGCCTGATCCTGCTGGCCGTGTCACTGGCTACCTTCCTGGTCTGGTTCTTCACCCGCCGCGCCGAAAACAACCGCAAGCGTGCGATCCAGCAGGCTATCGAGGAAAGCGCGGCAGACGCTTGGAAACAGCCCGATCCGAGGCGTGCTCCGGCGGCGTGA
- a CDS encoding DUF2059 domain-containing protein, translating into MRRLFVLLLMFCTSPAWADSYDQLYKSAGWPEQRAHFNDALKAAQQRYSNNLPPAVYQALVNNSNQRFAPQAMDQRASKRLRESLKDPAPSLQFFQSPLGRKIVNAELTATRADQLAKHAHGLPHIEADATRQLLIGHLAQALPAREAGAEVSLAIAGVAADSLSQMIPGLLGGGQAQGMLEGQRERLMAQMSADLNNTLLYVYRDLSDPELEEFSTFAESPEGKAYYQAALAAIRAGLAVGQSASSLNPGQ; encoded by the coding sequence ATGCGTCGTTTGTTTGTTTTGCTGTTGATGTTCTGCACCTCACCTGCCTGGGCAGACAGCTACGATCAGTTGTACAAGTCTGCAGGCTGGCCGGAACAGCGCGCGCATTTCAACGATGCCCTCAAGGCTGCCCAACAGCGTTACAGCAACAACCTGCCGCCCGCGGTTTATCAAGCGCTGGTCAACAACAGCAATCAGCGTTTCGCCCCCCAGGCCATGGACCAGCGCGCCTCGAAGCGCCTGCGTGAAAGCCTCAAGGACCCTGCCCCGTCGCTGCAGTTTTTCCAGTCACCGCTGGGCCGCAAGATCGTCAATGCCGAGCTGACCGCCACCCGCGCCGATCAGCTGGCCAAACATGCCCATGGGCTGCCGCATATCGAAGCGGACGCGACGCGTCAGTTGTTGATCGGCCATCTGGCCCAGGCGCTGCCTGCCAGAGAGGCCGGCGCGGAAGTCAGCCTTGCCATCGCAGGCGTTGCCGCAGACAGCCTGAGCCAGATGATTCCCGGCCTGCTCGGTGGAGGCCAGGCGCAGGGCATGCTCGAAGGCCAGCGCGAGCGCCTGATGGCGCAGATGAGTGCTGATCTGAACAACACGCTGCTGTACGTCTATCGCGACCTGTCGGACCCTGAGCTCGAAGAATTCTCGACCTTCGCCGAGTCGCCGGAAGGCAAAGCCTATTACCAGGCCGCTCTGGCCGCGATTCGTGCCGGTCTGGCCGTCGGGCAGAGTGCGTCAAGCCTTAATCCCGGACAGTAA
- a CDS encoding penicillin acylase family protein: MKRSLFILAIIIALLAGVAGWYVNSKLPVRDGEIAMSRLQAPVTLSYDERGVPHIRAENEADLYRALGYAHAQDRLFQMEMLRRLARGELAEVLGPNLVETDKLFRTLRIREHADAYVARQDKNTPTWKALEAYIDGINQYQDTHARPMEFDALGIPRRRFTTEDTVSISGYLAYSFAAAFRTEPLLTYVRDQLGPEYLKVFDLDWHPDGMLDSKPALADADWKGLNQLAQLSHKALEDAGLPQFEGSNAWVISGSRTQSGKPILAGDPHIRFSVPSIWYEAQLSAPGFELYGHFPALNPFALLGHNMDFGWSLTMFQNDDVDLIAEKTNPQNPNQVWYHGQWTDMKRSEQQIAVKGQAPVTLTLLESPHGPIVNNVMGKNAGQTPIAMWWSFLASANPVLDGFYEANRADTLDKMRSAAEKIQSPGLNIVWANAKGDIGWWAAAQLPIRPQGVNPSFILDGSTAQADKLGFYPFSANPHEENPARGYIVSANFQPLSPTGMQIPGYYNPAERGQELNRQLSDASVKWDLAASKALQLDTQTDYAPSILRPLIPVLRSVVSDPDERALVERLASWKGDYPVDSVGATLFNQFLFDLTEETFHDELGDAMFETLLSTRVLDAALPRLAADADSPWWNNRNSPHEESRANTVKVAWRASVSHLRSLYGTNPDEWVWGKAHTLTQGHPLGSQKPLDMIFNVGPYAAPGTHEVPNNLSSSIRPAPWPVGYGPSTRRLIDFADPAHSLGINPVGQSGVPFDKHYSDQAKAFVNGEYLPQRFSEKDIAEHTEGVLRLAPGA, from the coding sequence ATGAAACGCAGCCTCTTCATTCTAGCCATCATCATCGCCCTGCTTGCAGGTGTCGCGGGCTGGTACGTAAATAGCAAGTTGCCGGTACGCGACGGCGAGATCGCAATGAGCCGTCTTCAGGCCCCCGTCACCCTGAGCTACGACGAGCGTGGCGTGCCGCACATCCGCGCCGAGAACGAAGCCGACCTTTACCGTGCGCTGGGCTATGCCCATGCTCAGGACCGGCTGTTCCAGATGGAAATGCTGCGTCGCCTGGCACGTGGCGAGCTGGCAGAGGTACTGGGGCCGAATCTGGTCGAGACCGACAAACTGTTTCGCACCCTGCGCATTCGTGAACACGCGGACGCGTATGTCGCACGTCAGGACAAGAACACCCCGACCTGGAAAGCGCTGGAAGCCTACATCGACGGCATCAACCAGTATCAGGACACCCATGCAAGGCCGATGGAGTTCGACGCACTGGGCATCCCCAGACGACGCTTCACCACAGAGGACACGGTCAGCATCTCCGGCTATCTGGCTTACAGTTTTGCCGCGGCGTTCAGAACCGAGCCGCTGCTGACCTACGTGCGCGATCAGCTTGGGCCGGAGTACTTGAAAGTCTTCGATCTGGACTGGCACCCGGACGGCATGCTCGACTCGAAACCGGCACTGGCCGACGCCGACTGGAAGGGCCTGAATCAGCTGGCGCAGTTGAGTCACAAGGCGCTTGAAGACGCTGGCCTGCCGCAATTCGAAGGCAGCAACGCCTGGGTGATTTCCGGCAGCCGCACGCAAAGCGGCAAGCCGATCCTGGCGGGTGACCCGCACATTCGCTTCTCGGTGCCTTCGATATGGTACGAAGCGCAGCTGTCGGCGCCGGGCTTTGAGTTGTACGGGCACTTTCCGGCGCTCAACCCGTTCGCGTTGCTGGGCCATAACATGGACTTCGGCTGGAGCCTGACCATGTTCCAGAACGATGACGTGGACCTGATTGCCGAGAAGACCAATCCGCAGAACCCGAATCAGGTTTGGTACCACGGGCAATGGACGGACATGAAACGCTCCGAGCAGCAGATCGCCGTCAAAGGCCAGGCCCCGGTCACACTGACGCTGCTGGAGTCGCCGCACGGCCCTATCGTCAATAACGTGATGGGCAAGAACGCCGGCCAGACACCTATCGCGATGTGGTGGTCGTTTCTGGCGTCTGCCAACCCGGTGCTGGACGGTTTCTACGAGGCCAACCGCGCCGATACACTGGACAAGATGCGTAGCGCAGCCGAGAAGATTCAGTCGCCGGGCCTCAATATCGTCTGGGCCAACGCCAAAGGCGATATCGGCTGGTGGGCGGCGGCGCAACTGCCGATCCGTCCGCAGGGCGTCAACCCCAGTTTCATTCTGGACGGCAGCACGGCACAGGCCGATAAGCTCGGCTTTTACCCGTTCAGCGCCAACCCGCACGAAGAAAACCCGGCGCGTGGCTACATCGTCTCAGCCAACTTCCAGCCGCTGTCGCCGACCGGTATGCAGATTCCTGGTTACTACAACCCGGCCGAACGTGGCCAGGAGCTGAACCGGCAACTGAGTGACGCCAGCGTCAAGTGGGACCTTGCCGCCAGCAAGGCGCTGCAACTGGACACGCAGACCGACTATGCACCGAGCATTCTAAGGCCATTGATTCCGGTACTGCGCAGTGTTGTCAGCGACCCGGACGAACGGGCACTCGTGGAGCGACTGGCCAGCTGGAAAGGTGATTATCCCGTCGATTCGGTGGGTGCCACGCTGTTCAATCAGTTCCTGTTCGACCTGACCGAAGAGACCTTTCACGACGAATTGGGCGACGCGATGTTTGAAACCCTGCTGTCGACCCGCGTGCTGGACGCCGCCCTGCCGCGCCTGGCCGCCGATGCCGATTCGCCGTGGTGGAACAATCGCAATTCACCCCACGAAGAAAGCCGCGCCAACACCGTCAAGGTGGCCTGGCGCGCCAGTGTTTCGCATTTGCGGTCGCTGTACGGCACCAATCCGGACGAATGGGTGTGGGGCAAGGCGCATACCCTGACTCAAGGCCATCCGCTGGGTTCACAAAAGCCGCTGGACATGATTTTCAACGTCGGCCCTTACGCAGCGCCGGGCACGCATGAAGTGCCGAACAACCTGTCATCGAGCATACGCCCCGCCCCGTGGCCAGTCGGCTACGGCCCCTCGACCCGCCGCCTGATCGACTTCGCCGACCCGGCGCACAGCCTGGGGATAAACCCGGTAGGACAAAGCGGCGTGCCCTTCGACAAGCACTACTCCGATCAGGCCAAGGCATTCGTGAACGGCGAATACCTGCCACAGCGCTTCAGCGAGAAGGACATTGCCGAGCATACGGAAGGGGTTTTACGGTTGGCGCCGGGGGCGTAG